In Desulfobulbaceae bacterium, the sequence TGTTGGCTCTGGCAAAGAACCTCCCGGCATTGTTTGCCGAGGATATCTTTCTCCCCTGTGGCAAACATTTCATGGAATCTTTGATTGTAGGATAAGATCCGGCCGTGGCGATCCACCACCATGACTCCTCCTCCGACTGCTTCAAAAATAGCCTGGATCTCGTCCCGTGCCAGTTCGAGCTTGTTGTTGGTGTGGTGGAGGTGGTCCAGGATCTGGGCAAAGGATTTGGCCACAATCCCTATTGGGTCGGAAAGTATTAGTGATTTGTCGTCAAGTTCTTCCGGCTGCAGGGGCAGAGTGCCCATTACCGTGAGGAGTTGATTGACCTTGTTCCGGATGTACGTGGAGGCGTTCTGGTTTTCGGCAGTGAGTTGCCGGTTGTGATTAATCAACTCATTGATCAGTTGTGCCACTGGGGTGAGATCGCCGGTTTCGTCTAGATTAAGCAGGGGTTCGCCCGGATTGGCAAGGGCCTGACTCGCTTTGGTGCAGAGATCGGCAATGGTTGTTGACATGATGGTCAGTTCCCGTTTTCGTGCCCGATGCGGATGGAGTAAAAACCTAATTCTTGTTTCACCTCAACCCTATACCCCATATTGCGGGCTGTCTCCGGAATGGTGGCTATGGCGTGACGATTATCGGAGATGATAAGTAGTGAGATCTCCCCATTCAACAGTTCTTTCTGATGTTCATTCATTTCGGCCATGGTGGCCAGCAGAGTGGAGGGGCATACTTGGCCTCGAATATCTATGACGATCTCTTTGTAAATGGAATCAGACATGCGTTAACCTCTTGACGATGACATGACGACGCGGGTCAGGATTTTACTCCCCAACCAGGCGCCGGGCAGTAAGCCTATGACGAACAGGAGACTCGACAACGCCAGGATCGGCAGTCCTCCCATGAGGTGCCAGATATTACAGCCAGGGGTCATCCTCGAACCCAAAGCCAGAATGATGCCGCCGATAAAGGCCATCGCCAGTTGCCGACCCGGTATCCGAGTATGCCACAGATACTCTTTAAGTAACAGAGCGGAGATGAAACTTCCCAAGATAATGCCTGCGATCAGGGGGAACTGGATGGTCCAGATAGAGTCAAGGGCCGGTCCGGCCCCACCGTGTAACAAGGCGCCTGATGCCGGGTGGACGATGTCTAAAGGCTGTGCCGCAAAAAAAGGATTACGCGATACATGTGCCGGGATAATGGCGTTTTCGATGATTGCCGCAAACTTGGCATAGGTGTTGGTGATACCCATGGGCATGCCGATCGCAACATAGGAGCTTGCGCCGATTACTGCCAGGATGAGTGCAGCCTTCCATGGCTGCAGGTAGCCGCGTACTGACGTGTTGATGGTTAATCTTCCCGTCTGCCACCATCTGATGCATAGCCAGGAGGCAGGCAGGGCCACGGTTAAGATCACCAGGGTGGGGTCGATATTCAGGAGCGCGGGCAGGGTTAGCGCTTCTTTGGTCAGGACAGTCTGCCGGACCAGGGAGGCCCACCAGGGGTGCAGTTCGGCATAGAGGGCGCTGCCCAGGATCAGACCGAGGAAAGCGGTGGCGCTGATCAGGCTGCCGGCCCCTAACTTATAGAGGGTTCCCACTACGCAGCCTCCTGCGAGCACCATGCCCAGACCGAACACCATGCCACCCACGATATTGCTGAGCGCTGGCGGGGCAAGGAGGGGAAATGGAAACAAGGGCAGGAAATGACTCCTGCGCAATGTTTCAAAAAAAATCATAGAGACTGTGACCTGCAGCAGCAGGGAGCGCAGCATAAAGAAGTTTTTGAACAGGATGGCATCACGGAACATACCGGTAACGCAGTAATCTGACCGGTGCATGACAAAGCCTGCAACGATCCCCATCAGGAGGCCTGCAATATACATGAGTATGGTTGAATCAGTGAGCACCTGTTGGTGTTCTCCTTAGGGCTGCATTCCGTGGTTATTTTAGTACATACATCACTCTATATGGACATGCCTGAATATATACATGACTGCGGGGTTGGTAAAGGAAAAATGTTGTATAACCAGCAAGCTGGCCGCACTGGCGGTATTTAATTCTCCCCTACTAGGGTGCCTTGATCCGTGAGCCATAGCAGCCTATGGGCTACTTGTCAAAAGGGTATGTAATCATTTGCCCGGTAGAGTATTGTCGGAGTAATCTGTTGCGGCAAGGCCATTTTTGACGTGGGGAGTTGCTTGCGCCTGTACGTTCCTTCGTTGGAAAGAGATTGATTTCGTTGAAGGCTTCGGCTATTGCTTTATACATTCCAGACCGAATACAGCTTGCGGGCCTGTGTTGCCAGTTCTGTACTATTACTTAATAATGCCAGCCTAGAAGGACGTCATGACCACCAACAGTACTTATCCTATTTTCGCCATTGTCTGGAAAAGTGTTTCCCGGAAAATCTTCCGCAATATGATCCTGATCCTTGCGGTCGCCCTCCTGGTCGCCCTATTGGTATTTGCCTTACTCTTTAACAAGGCGGTAAAGGAAGACCTGGAGGCAGCGGGAAAGCGGCTCGGCGCGGATATTATTATTGTGCCGTCCGAGGCCAAGGGGCTTGCCGAGGAATTTATCCTGGAGAGTAAGATCAAAAGCTTTTTCATGGACATGTCTATTTTTGATACTATTCGCGATCTGCCAAACGTCAAAAAGGCCACCTTCCAGATTTATTTAAATACCTTGGCATCAGGCTGTTGCAGTATTGACGATGGTGAGGTGGTTGTTTTTGATCAGGATGAGGACTTTGTGGTAAAACCATGGCTGGAAGAAGGCCCCGGTCGTCTTGCCCCTGGGCAGGTCTACGTGGGGAGCTATGTGTACGAGTATCTCGGGCTGATTAACACCGCAAGCCTTTTTGGGCAGGGAGTCAAGGTGGTTGGGCATCTGGAGCCGACCAATACCGGGCTTGATCGTGGCGTCTTCATGAATCTTTCAGACTTGAACAAAATTTCTTCCGGCGCTGCCGGGAACTATCAGCAGGGGAAGATATCCATTATCTTTGTCAAAGTCCGGGACGGAGTGCCCATAGATAAAGTCGTTGATGATATTCGTAATATCAATCCAGGGGTCGGGATAATGACCAGGGGAGATATTGGCAGTTCGGTGCGTAATACCTTGAGCGATATTGTGCGGGTATTTTCAATTACCATTACCATCTCCTCACTTCTCGCTATTTTGCTTGCCTGGACTACATTCACTGTTCTCGCTAACGAGCGACGGCGTGAGGTAGGTATTCTTCGAGCTATTGGCGCCCATCGGGGACATATTATGCAACTCTTCCTTGGTGAGGCCATCCTGATTAGTGCCATTGGCGGCCTGGTGGGGGTTGTCGCAGGGCACTCCCTCATTCATTACCTGGCTGGTGATTTCAATCTGCTCAGCCGGCTGGGCACGGTGGCGACTATTACTCCAGGGAATGTTGTTATTGTTTTCACAGCCATGGTGGCAGGTGTTGTGGTCTGTCTTGTTGGCGCCGCTATTCCTGTTGTCCGTCTGGCAAGTATGGAACCCTTGTCGGCGATCAAAGAGGAATAGACAACTCGGGTTAACGGTGATTGGGTCCTGCCAATGGTTGAGGACACACTGACATTGAGTATCATGCGATGATTAATGTCAAACCATGATTCTTTTAACCGTAAACCGTTAACTGACAACCGCAAACCGATAACCCGAGCAACTACCAATCTATGCTGTTTTGTGGGCGAGGGTTATGTCTGGAGAGGTGATGTTTCGTACGTGATCACAGGGGCCAATCCCTAGTCAAGCAAGGACTGTAAGCGGTTACAGGGTGCCCCAGATGCGCGAAAGCGGCCTGTGAGCTATACACTTGTATGAGAGCAGGCCGCTGACAAAGCAGATGGGGTATCCTGTGACCGCTTACGATGTTTCAGGTGGTTGGATAGCCAGGACACCCTGTCGCATGAAGAAGACTCTGGGATTTTCCTGGGTGGCGGCAAGGTGGGTGTTGTGGGTGACAACCATGAAGGTAGTCTCCTTCTGTTGATGATACTTTCGGAACAGGCTTAAGATCTCTCCCTCTGTTTCTTCGTCCAGGTCGCCGGTCGGTTCATCGGCCAGGATGATATCCGGACAGTTGATAAAAGAGCGGGCGATAGCAACGCGACGTTGCTGCCCCCCGGAGAGTTGGGATGGAAAAGAGTTAACCTTGTCGGCCAAGCCGACTTCAGCGAGGATCTCGGCTGCCATTTCCCTGTTTCCTGCCGGATGCCGGCAAAAGGAGAGGGGCAGGAGGATATTTTCCATCACGGTAAGGTTGGGTATGAGGCTGGCAAACTGAAAGACAAAACCGATCCTGCTGTTGCGGATGGTGGAGAGAGACCTGTCCGACTGGCGCCAGTTCTCGACACCATCTACGAAAACCTGACCGTTATCTGGAGTGGTTAATCCGCCAATAAGGCTCAATAAAGTTGTTTTTCCTGAGCCTGAGTGACCCAGGATAACCACAAAATCTCCCTTGTCGATGGACAGGTTCACACGATCAACAGCAGGGATGCTGCTGTTACCTACCTCATATTTTTTGGTTAGACCTCTGCACTCAATAATCATTCCTTATCTCTCCTCATTGCGGACAAAAAAACATCGATGGATCGCGTTGTAATTAAAAATAAAAAGAAAAAAACTAATTATTTTCCAGTAAGCAAAAATATTATTGCCAATATACCACGATTCAGTATATTGACAACAAGATGTGCGGCAAAATGTCGCACCTGGAATTGGGACTACAACCTGGTGGCAGGTTTTGGTTGTAGGCCAACATAAGTATGCTGATAGTCACTGGTAATAAAAAAAATAAGCCGGAGCTACAGCCCAAACATTTTACAGGAGGAGCAGCATGCAAATTACCAAATCGAGATGGACTAGATCCCTGATTACCGGCACCATCGCCCTTGGCCTGCTGAGTGCAGCATCAACCGCTAGCGCTGACAGCTACGCTGGTACTGCCTTCGTTGCCGGGATGGGTGGTCATTTCGCCAAAGCCGAATTTACGATCGATCCCAAAGCCGAAACCCCGATCAGCATTAGCCAGCTTGATATGGTCAATATCGGAAGCGGCGCTTCGCATCCGACCCATGATGCTCGTATTGATAGTAAAGACCGTGACACTATGTATTGGTCCACTTATAAGCCCGATCCAGCAGCAGATAACTCTTATCACTATGGTAAGACAGATCTGAAAACCGGTGAGGTAGCAAGTGATGTGGTCTTCAAGATTCCGGGATCGGTAATCAACACCAAAGCTGGTTTCTGTGCTTCCGCCCAGACTCAGGATTATTTTATGCCTATCTCCATGAATAAGCCAGGGTATATCAGTGTAATCCGGAAGAGCGATATGAAGCTCATGCACACCGTCTTTCTTGAGGGGACTGAAGCTGACATCAAAAAAGGATATAAATACTTCCATGGTGTCAACTCTCCGGACATGAAGGAAGTTCTCATCACCATCAATGAGTCAGATGTTGATCAGGGAAATAAGGAGTTGGGCGATGTAGTAGGAAAAATGCATATGTTCGTGCTGGACGCTGCCGAGTTGGAGCAGGGTAAGGTAAAGGTCTTGCGTAAGGGTGTGGCTGACGGTAATGCCAAGAAATCTATCAGCTTCCGTCAGTATTACTCACCGGATGGCAAGTATATCGCTAACGCCACCGGAGATATCCTCTTTCTGATTGACGCCGCGACACTTAAGGTTTTGGATGCAGAGCCCATGCCTAAATTTGAAGAGACTCATGACGCCATCTTTACACCGGACAGCAAGTACGTTATTGCCACTTCCCGGACCAAGGCCATCCTTCCTGACTGTAAGA encodes:
- a CDS encoding sulfurtransferase TusA family protein, which codes for MSDSIYKEIVIDIRGQVCPSTLLATMAEMNEHQKELLNGEISLLIISDNRHAIATIPETARNMGYRVEVKQELGFYSIRIGHENGN
- a CDS encoding ABC transporter permease, producing MTTNSTYPIFAIVWKSVSRKIFRNMILILAVALLVALLVFALLFNKAVKEDLEAAGKRLGADIIIVPSEAKGLAEEFILESKIKSFFMDMSIFDTIRDLPNVKKATFQIYLNTLASGCCSIDDGEVVVFDQDEDFVVKPWLEEGPGRLAPGQVYVGSYVYEYLGLINTASLFGQGVKVVGHLEPTNTGLDRGVFMNLSDLNKISSGAAGNYQQGKISIIFVKVRDGVPIDKVVDDIRNINPGVGIMTRGDIGSSVRNTLSDIVRVFSITITISSLLAILLAWTTFTVLANERRREVGILRAIGAHRGHIMQLFLGEAILISAIGGLVGVVAGHSLIHYLAGDFNLLSRLGTVATITPGNVVIVFTAMVAGVVVCLVGAAIPVVRLASMEPLSAIKEE
- a CDS encoding ABC transporter ATP-binding protein, whose product is MIIECRGLTKKYEVGNSSIPAVDRVNLSIDKGDFVVILGHSGSGKTTLLSLIGGLTTPDNGQVFVDGVENWRQSDRSLSTIRNSRIGFVFQFASLIPNLTVMENILLPLSFCRHPAGNREMAAEILAEVGLADKVNSFPSQLSGGQQRRVAIARSFINCPDIILADEPTGDLDEETEGEILSLFRKYHQQKETTFMVVTHNTHLAATQENPRVFFMRQGVLAIQPPETS
- a CDS encoding YeeE/YedE family protein, which translates into the protein MYIAGLLMGIVAGFVMHRSDYCVTGMFRDAILFKNFFMLRSLLLQVTVSMIFFETLRRSHFLPLFPFPLLAPPALSNIVGGMVFGLGMVLAGGCVVGTLYKLGAGSLISATAFLGLILGSALYAELHPWWASLVRQTVLTKEALTLPALLNIDPTLVILTVALPASWLCIRWWQTGRLTINTSVRGYLQPWKAALILAVIGASSYVAIGMPMGITNTYAKFAAIIENAIIPAHVSRNPFFAAQPLDIVHPASGALLHGGAGPALDSIWTIQFPLIAGIILGSFISALLLKEYLWHTRIPGRQLAMAFIGGIILALGSRMTPGCNIWHLMGGLPILALSSLLFVIGLLPGAWLGSKILTRVVMSSSRG